From a single Nicotiana tomentosiformis chromosome 2, ASM39032v3, whole genome shotgun sequence genomic region:
- the LOC104087269 gene encoding berberine bridge enzyme-like 22, with protein sequence MGRLQFLSLLIFSFFLLKCSSQQDFLHCVSKYSKNNITKNIYTPNTPTYSSILEYAQKNPRWLNTSHPLFIVSPRKESEIKPVILCGKKLGLQIKIKSGGHDYEGISYRSESPFVMLDLSSLNKIKINLKDETVWVQAGATLGQLYYAIAKKSKVHGFPGGVCFSIGTGGIISGGGLGALMRKFGLAADNVVDARVMDVHGKILDRQKMKEDLFWAIRGGGGASFSVILAWKLKLVRVPEKVTVFTIRRKLEGNKKLLQKWQNISHQLPEDLFIRAIIQNGRTGNNDEKFLEFYFQALYVGPVDELIPLLKEKFPEFDLEKKDCFQDPVNAEKECYEVPWIGSVLYFFFRKPNESLEVLLDKTIPTQKNYNKGTSDFVKSPIPENGWEIVERLFLEEERPQIILEPLGGKLDEISESEIPFPHRKGNLYNIQYLVNWGDNSESVSSQKIAWIRKLYKEMEPFVAKSPRTAYLNYRDLDFGTNEEDYSYSKAKIWGEMYFKGNFERLAKVKSKVDPSNFFKNEQSIPPYRTYYS encoded by the coding sequence ATGGGCAGACTTCAATTTCTctctcttttaattttttcattcTTTTTGTTAAAATGTTCCTCCCAACAAGACTTTCTCCACTGTGTTTCCAAATACTCTAAAAACAATATTACCAAAAACATTTACACCCCAAACACTCCAACTTATTCATCTATCCTGGAATACGCTCAAAAGAACCCCAGATGGTTGAATACTTCACATCCCCTCTTTATTGTCTCCCCTAGGAAAGAATCAGAAATCAAGCCTGTTATCCTTTGTGGTAAAAAACTAGGCTTGcaaatcaaaataaaaagtgGTGGCCACGACTATGAAGGCATATCTTATCGTTCTGAATCCCCATTTGTTATGCTTGATTTAAGCAGTCTTAACAAAATCAAGATTAATCTCAAGGACGAAACAGTTTGGGTTCAAGCTGGGGCGACCCTTGGCCAGCTTTACTATGCAATTGCCAAGAAAAGTAAAGTGCATGGATTTCCAGGAGGAGTTTGCTTTAGTATTGGCACTGGTGGAATCATCAGTGGTGGTGGCCTCGGCGCTCTGATGAGAAAGTTTGGCCTAGCAGCTGATAATGTTGTAGACGCTCGTGTAATGGATGTCCATGGAAAAATCCTTGACAGACAGAAAATGAAAGAGGATTTGTTTTGGGCAATAAGAGGAGGTGGAGGAGCAAGTTTTAGTGTCATTCTTGCATGGAAACTCAAACTTGTTCGTGTTCCTGAAAAGGTTACTGTTTTCACAATTCGTAGGAAGTTAGAGGGTAACAAAAAGCTtctccaaaaatggcaaaatatATCACATCAGCTACCTGAAGATTTGTTCATTAGAGCTATTATTCAAAATGGTAGAACAGGAAATAATGATGAAAAGTTTTTGGAATTCTATTTTCAAGCACTATATGTTGGACCAGTTGATGAGTTAATTCCATTACTTAAAGAAAAATTTCCTGAGTTTGATTTGGAGAAAAAAGATTGCTTCCAAGATCCTGTTAATGCAGAGAAAGAATGCTATGAAGTTCCCTGGATCGGGTCAGTCCTGTATTTCTTTTTTAGGAAACCAAATGAATCACTTGAAGTTCTGTTAGATAAGACAATTCCAACACAGAAGAACTATAACAAAGGGACATCTGATTTTGTGAAGAGTCCAATTCCTGAAAATGGTTGGGAAATAGTAGAAAGACTGTTTTTGGAAGAAGAAAGACCCCAGATAATTTTGGAGCCATTAGGTGGAAAATTAGATGAAATTTCAGAATCTGAAATTCCATTCCCACATAGAAAAGGCAATTTGTATAATATTCAGTATTTGGTCAACTGGGGTGATAATAGTGAGAGTGTATCAAGCCAGAAGATAGCATGGATTAGGAAACTTTACAAGGAAATGGAGCCATTTGTTGCAAAATCTCCAAGAACTGCTTACTTGAATTACAGGGACCTTGATTTTGGAACTAATGAAGAGGACTACAGCTATTCCAAGGCCAAAATCTGGGGTGAAATGTATTTCAAGGGCAACTTTGAGAGATTGGCCAAAGTAAAGAGTAAGGTGGATCCCAGCAATTTTTTCAAAAATGAACAAAGTATTCCACCTTATCGAACTTATTATAGCTGA
- the LOC104087268 gene encoding berberine bridge enzyme-like 22 — protein sequence MSLQRQGMQNLRLLFILLLSFFLSKCYAQETFLHCISSQFSKSNITGVVYSPKSPTYSSIIDHAQKNPRWLNSSSAHPLFIIAPRKEFELRPAILCSKIFGLQIRVLGGGHDYEGVSFRAESPFVMIDMSNLDEINIDLEEETAWIQAGATLGQLYYEIAKKSRLHAFPGGICFTTGSGGLISGGGLGSFIRKFGLAADNVINARVMDANGRILDRKSMGEDFFWAIRGGGGASFGIILAWKLKLVHVPEKVSVFRVHRMLVGNTINLLQQWQHTAHLLPKEFFLRMIMQNDGAGKEKKVKVTFEALFLGTVSDLIPIVNQNFPEFNLEHKDFFQEPVINCTEKPCLKKECHEVPWIGSVLFLYNKGVNESLEVLLDSSIPVYKNYFKGTSDFVKTPIPENGWKMIERLFLEEDKPMIILEPFGGRMDEISESELPFPHRKGNLYNIQHLVNWDDNSESVSRKKIEWMRKFYRKMEPFVANSPRTAYLNYRDLDFGTNQEDYSYSKAKIWGEKYFKGNFERLAKVKSQVDPENFFRYQQSIPPFAITGLTNLVEEGWASVYIPPELQLF from the coding sequence ATGTCACTGCAGAGACAAGGAATGCAGAACCTTCGGCTTCTGTTTATTCTTCTATTATCATTCTTTTTGTCAAAATGTTATGCCCAAGAAACCTTTCTCCACTGTATTTCTAGTCAATTTTCCAAAAGTAACATCACAGGAGTTGTGTATTCTCCAAAATCACCAACATATTCATCTATTATAGATCATGCCCAGAAAAACCCAAGATGGTTAAATTCTTCATCTGCACATCCCCTCTTCATTATTGCCCCTCGTAAAGAATTTGAACTTAGACCTGCTATTCTTTGCAGCAAAATATTTGGTCTGCAAATTAGAGTGTTAGGGGGTGGTCATGATTATGAAGGTGTCTCCTTTCGTGCCGAATCCCCGTTTGTCATGATTGATATGAGTAATCTTGATGAAATCAACATTGACTTGGAGGAAGAAACAGCCTGGATTCAAGCAGGGGCGACATTGGGACAATTATACTATGAAATTGCAAAGAAAAGTAGACTACATGCATTTCCAGGAGGCATATGCTTTACTACTGGAAGTGGTGGGCTAATTAGTGGTGGAGGACTAGGTTCTTTCATTCGGAAATTTGGGCTTGCAGCAGATAATGTTATCAATGCTCGTGTTATGGATGCTAATGGAAGAATCCTTGACAGAAAATCAATGGGAGAAGACTTTTTTTGGGCCATAAGAGGAGGTGGAGGTGCAAGTTTTGGAATCATTCTTGCTTGGAAACTCAAACTTGTTCATGTCCCTGAGAAGGTTTCTGTTTTCAGGGTTCATAGAATGCTCGTCGGAAATACTATAAATCTCCTCCAGCAATGGCAACATACAGCACATTTACTGCCTAAAGAGTTCTTCTTAAGAATGATTATGCAAAATGATGGAGCAGGAAAGGAAAAGAAAGTCAAAGTCACATTTGAAGCACTATTTCTTGGGACAGTTAGTGATTTAATTCCAATTGTAAACCAAAACTTCCCTGAGTTTAATTTGGAGCACAAGGATTTCTTCCAAGAGCCAGTAATAAATTGCACTGAGAAACCTTGCTTGAAGAAAGAATGCCATGAAGTTCCCTGGATTGGATCTGTCTTGTTTTTGTACAATAAAGGAGTGAACGAATCACTTGAGGTTTTGTTGGATAGCAGTATTCCTGTATATAAGAATTATTTCAAGGGAACATCTGATTTTGTGAAGACTCCAATTCCGGAAAACGGATGGAAAATGATAGAAAGACTGTTTCTTGAAGAGGACAAACCTATGATTATATTAGAACCATTTGGTGGAAGGATGGATGAAATTTCAGAATCAGAACTTCCTTTCCCTCATAGAAAAGGAAATTTGTACAACATTCAGCACTTAGTGAATTGGGACGATAACAGTGAAAGTGTATCGAGGAAAAAGATAGAATGGATGAGAAAATTTTACAGGAAAATGGAGCCATTTGTTGCCAATTCTCCTAGGACAGCCTATCTCAACTATAGGGATCTTGATTTTGGGACTAACCAAGAAGACTATAGCTATTCCAAGGCCAAAATCTGGGGTGAAAAGTATTTCAAAGGCAACTTTGAGAGGCTGGCTAAAGTGAAGAGTCAGGTAGATCCAGAAAACTTTTTCAGATACCAACAAAGCATTCCACCTTTTGCTATAACAGGACTGACAAATTTAGTTGAAGAAGGATGGGCAAGTGTTTACATCCCACCTGAATTACAGTTATTCTGA
- the LOC138905127 gene encoding uncharacterized protein: MYHLQKQLSDLIQVSSEVAGYFTKIKRLWDELDTLNTHVKCSCECNYGGKVKMAKSLQDERLIKFLMGLNDAYASVKNSILMMLPLPTVGHAYSLLMQDEKQREVYVNSHFPGDSSSFMAANQNHTGQKFENSDFKGKKNNLVCSYCKKPGHLVYKCYKIIGFPANFKFTKPRKFQGPAKSNVKGAQLVCSNLDVSANVAN, translated from the exons ATGTATCATTTACAGAAGCAATTGAGTGATTTAATCCAGGTGTCAAGTGAAGTAGCAGGCTATTTCACTAAGATAAAGAGATTGTGGGATGAACTGGATACCTTGAACACTCATGTCAAGTGCTCATGTGAGTGCAATTATGGAGGAAAAGTCAAAATGGCCAAGTCACTTCAGGATGAGAGGTTGATTAAGTTTCTCATGGGATTGAATGACGCCTATGCTTCTGTGAAAAATAGTATCTTAATGATGTTACCCCTTCCAACTGTGGGTCATGCTTATTCCCTCTTGATGCAAGATGAAAAACAGAGGGAAGTTTATGTGAACTCTCACTTTCCTGGAGACTCTTCATCCTTTATGGCTGCAAATCAGAATCATACAggtcaaaaatttgaaaattctGACTtcaaaggaaagaaaaacaaccTGGTTTGTTCCTACTGCAAAAAACCAGGGCATTTAGTGTATAAGTGCTACAAGATCATTGGTTTTCCAGCAAATTTCAAATTCACCAAGCCAAGGAAGTTTCAGGGACCTGCTAAGAGCAAT GTGAAGGGTGCACAACTAGTGTGTTCAAATCTAGATGTTAGTGCGAATGTTGCCAATTAA